ATCATCAAGCTCACCAGGGTATATAAAGTagccctctcccctcccctggTTCACAGCCCCCATAGAGGCATAGACCATGGATGATGCATGGCTTGAGCATCTACATGGTTCTTGAGAGCTAAAGTAGAATGAAGATGGAGGGCGAGAGCTGAGCTCCTCCGCAAGAAGCATTCAGTTTTATGGTGCCTTTCCTGACCTCCCTGGTGGTCAGCTGAGGTACGCATAAACCGGCAAGTCACAAGACGGCAATGGCGAACTCCATCTGGAGTCCTCCCGTTTTTCTTTACCTCTTAGTTGTGTCAGGCGAAAGCGAAATGGATAACTAAGTATTCGTGTGTGTGATGGATCCATGTATACATTGCTGGGCCCATGTTTGTCTCATGTGTACTCTAGAAACATGATACTATGAATGAAAGATATGACAATACTTTGTTGCTCATTGTTATCTTTGTCTGTCTTTGAATCCCCCCATCCCAGGCTTCCTACAGCTTATTTTTCTCTTGTTTTCCATCAGATTTGTTTATGTTGGGAGTGGAAAAATGAGCACGTACTGTTTTAATTCTTCTTATTCTGTTGCAGATATGTTGATGGTATATGGCTCTGTGCTGCAACTAGATATTCCTATTTTTTATTTGTAGTTTTTGTTATTATGTTGTTTCAAATTCTTTTAACACACACTGTTGTTGCTTGTGTTTTACATTGTAGTTCAGCTATATGCATACACTACTACCAAGGGAAAAATCTCTTCTGGTTGATATAAAGATAACTGTTATCTGAATTCTGAAATATGATGATAAGATTATAAGCAATGAAAAGAGAAGCAAGAAAGGTTGAGAAGTACTTTTCCTTTTGGCCTGTCTTAGGAGCATATCTTCTGCATGACAAGCAACAAAGTATTTCTCTACTTAGAAGAAATGACCTATCATACCTGTATTTTACCGCCTTCTCAAAATAGGAACTAAGAACATGCAGTTAGGCCTTTGTTTTAGTGCTTTCGGAACCAGCTGCTCTAGTCAAAGAACTGGAATACCTTGCCCCAAAAAAAGACCTGACATACGCTATCATCTGCTACTAGTCAAATTCATGCAAAGAAGACGAATTCCCAACTTCCAGTATCTATTTGACATGTTACATCAGTTATTGAGGTCTCATATGTACATCAGTACATGAACTACCAAAAAAGTTCTAAAAATTTATCCTTCTTGTGATGATTATTTTGTCCTAGTAATGGGTCTACTGCAAACGCAAGATTTGCAATTCTATCCAATCATAACTACAGCTCCGGAGCTTCGTGAATCATCTGTGATTGTTCTCTCTGCATTGGCATGGAGAGAGATGAAGCCTACTGTTTGCAACCATCATCTCACAACTTCCAGAAACCTTTGCCTGCCTGGAGCAGCGAAGCATACAGTAGCTCGTTCCACGTATCCGGCACTCCAGGCAAGCACCAGTGGCTGCAGTCCTGCTTCTTCACCGCTGCTATCCGTTCCTCCTCTGTGTTATACCACCTTCGGTACGCTGATGGGTGGCCATCTTTTCGGTAGTCAGTGAGTGTGCTGATGTTGAGGTATATCACGGGAGTCTTCATCTGCCTCAGGACCTGCTCCAGGATCACCATCTTCTCAGGGTACTCGCTAAGGTATGTCTGGTTGAAAATTGGCTCCGTCTCCTTGTGGCATCTCCCTCCTGAATTCCATTGCCCTCCCCTGTGGCAAAAGTACTATTGTCAGATGAAGAAGATATGGTACCAACAATCTGCCAGCATAATGGTGATGTTTTACCTGAAATGTGATAGTGAATATCCTCTGAATACAACCTGGGTCCTTCTCGAATCGATGTTCTTGTCAACCCATCTAGCCCAGGTGGTCAGAGCTCTCTTGTACGCATCCAAAACCTCAAGGCTGCGGTACACATGGTTGCCCTCCTGGTAATAGTTCAGCCTGTGGACAAGCAAGTGCTTCAGCAATGGTTGAATGATGGAAACCAAGTGATGGCATTCAGTTCACAAAGTAGTGCGATGGATGTACCCTCTTGATGTTTTGTAGTGAGTCCACCAGTGACCGGTGTTGAAGACGACGATGTCCGCAGTCCGGTACGCCGGAGTCGTCGCATCTAGCTCGTCCAGTTTGAGCTTTGCGTCTTCAGTGCCGTTTGTGCCCTCACCGATCATCTCCTTGACGAGGAATATCGATCTTATGAAATCGACCGAGCAATTGTACTCCTGCAGTGAAGTAACAATGAGTGAAAGAGCTGACGAAATTCAGACTTCCCATAAAGTAATCAAACCTCGTCCATACCCTGAATTTGAAGGAGTAGTATCCTCTGGTCTTGAACTGGTTCTTCCCTGATGCCTCGTACACGCCCCTCTTGTCCCTGACGGCGTGGCGAAGGATGCAGACCAGTGACTCCCACATGTTCCGGTTCAGCGAGTCGCCGACGAATATGATCCTCTGCCCCCTCAGCCTCTCCAGGAATTCAGTCGCGTTCAGCCTGGAGCAAGAAGGCGAAGAGAAATCCCGTAAGATTCTAACAACATATACATCTTATTTTCTTCTGTAGAGATCACATAATGTTCTGTTCAGAGATGTCACGTACCTGGGGATGTCGCAGCCGTGCGGCTGCCACCGCCACTTGAGGTAGTCGCTGTCCGGCCGGCCGTTCTTGTGGCAGTTGAAGTCGTCGTCGATGAGCGCGCACGACTTGGGCGGGTAGAACCCGTAGCCCTCGTCCCTCACCCACCTCCCGTTGAACACGTCGCACTTGGCGAAGGAAACCAGGTCCTGCACGCCCGACGTCCACGCGATCCGGTTgttgccggcgccggcgacgcccATGCTGGCGTTCGCGCCTGCGGCCATGCCGTTCCCTGGCCCGACGACCACGCTGGTGTTCACGCCGGCCATGTCGTTGCCTGGCCCGACGGCCATTGCTGCCGTGACGCCAGCCATGTCGCCGTCGCTCTGATCGGCGAGGAGATCTTGCGACGGGAGGACGATCTCCTTCCGTCGCCTCGGGTGCCTGTGCCTCACGGCTCTCCTGTGCCTGTGCCTGTCCTCCTTCCGCTCCGGCCGTGATGCCAGAGCCGCTTGGGGTGCCGAGGTCTGCACGCTGTCGATGGCGGCGTTCTCGGTTACCTCCTCTCTGCTCAAAGTCCCGGTGTC
The sequence above is drawn from the Panicum hallii strain FIL2 chromosome 7, PHallii_v3.1, whole genome shotgun sequence genome and encodes:
- the LOC112900291 gene encoding protein trichome birefringence-like 2, whose product is MPGWRKAWLSVLDRAGGGGSSGSLQAHLQGHHSPSSSSSSLASYKRGGKYGGGHVSGKAVVGCFAAALALAFFYVSVAGGPAADGSFPSPAASSSGILMSWLSSNSSTAAPRKSLLPRPPVPPAVTAGGGAEQSDARNATAASRRVHQSGAVGDSPASEVGSGQATSASGQTTESAGNATLGSDAEPAGNGTRQEEAQVETATPILRWRRKDGARSSYNAIVGASGQTARSTDIATGNPTDTGTLSREEVTENAAIDSVQTSAPQAALASRPERKEDRHRHRRAVRHRHPRRRKEIVLPSQDLLADQSDGNGMAAGANASMGVAGAGNNRIAWTSGVQDLVSFAKCDVFNGRWVRDEGYGFYPPKSCALIDDDFNCHKNGRPDSDYLKWRWQPHGCDIPRLNATEFLERLRGQRIIFVGDSLNRNMWESLVCILRHAVRDKRGVYEASGKNQFKTRGYYSFKFREYNCSVDFIRSIFLVKEMIGEGTNGTEDAKLKLDELDATTPAYRTADIVVFNTGHWWTHYKTSRGLNYYQEGNHVYRSLEVLDAYKRALTTWARWVDKNIDSRRTQVVFRGYSLSHFRGGQWNSGGRCHKETEPIFNQTYLSEYPEKMVILEQVLRQMKTPVIYLNISTLTDYRKDGHPSAYRRWYNTEEERIAAVKKQDCSHWCLPGVPDTWNELLYASLLQAGKGFWKL